The Coregonus clupeaformis isolate EN_2021a chromosome 27, ASM2061545v1, whole genome shotgun sequence genomic sequence ATTTTATGCTTATGGAAGTTGATGATATGCATTCTGTACTCACTGTCCAACACAATATGGCAAATCCAAACCATGAGACTCCAAAACAGTGTCTGATTAAAGGACCAGCAATGTAATCATAACAACCCTAAAAGAAATATTAGATTTTATATTAGAGCACTGTACAGTTTCATGCAGCATAACCCTGCTAGGCACCTCCATAATTTTACCacactttatttaaaaaaaaaggttCTTAAATGGTTCTTCATTGTCTGTTGGGATTCATGGAAGAACTATTCACAATAAATCGTATAATTATTTTGAAGGTTCTCTTGGAGTAGAGTGACAAAAAGGTTATTGAAAAGCAGATGCGCTTCGTACGCAACATATTCCTCCTTTGCCCCCCCATCCCAAACCATTTTTGCTGCACTCCCTTAGACTTTTGGGGTTTGTGGTGCACTCAATAATGAGGAGATGGTGAACATTTCAGTGTGGTCATTGACAAAGTCAGCTTTGACAATTACCTGTGCATGCAGGAAAGGGCTGACCCCGATTTTGCAGGCCTCTAAATGGCTGATTGCTCCCATGGCGTCCTGCTGACAGCATTGTCTGGGCCAAGGATAATCAGCATCTGTGTTCTGTTGCCTGAAGTAGGACTCATACTTCACCCAGTCCTTTGGCCCGTACACTCCACAGCACTTAGACTGCAAGAGGAGCACTCTGGTTACTAAAATGCTTCAGTTAATAGGGAGAGTTTAAGACCATAAATGATTTTACATTACCAAACTGTGGTACTATAGAACAGTAAGTAAATAATAAATCATCATCATAAAGTAGTcagtcccactgggcaaaaactgctTGAATCAACGTAGTTTCCACATAATtgtgacgttgaatcaacattgaaaactaattggatttgcaaaaagtcataaaCGTAAGGGCATTtaatatttttctcacccatctttcaacctaaatccaatgacatggtgacatttgttgttgatttcacattgagttcacgttagttgacaactcaaccaaatgtaaatcaaaactaaacGGTGAACTGACGTCTGTGACCAGTGGGGTAGGCCTAGCTACCTCAGTCATGAACCGGTTCCATGTTTCTGTTATCCCGTTGATGACATCGATCTGGTCCTGGGTGCTGGGCAGATTATATGGTAGTGGTTTGTTGTAGTTCTGTAGCATTTGCTTCAGGAAGAGGTTGGGGACAAACTGAGGAGATGCATCAAAATGTTGAGAAGATAGCCAAACACTGGTCAGTGCACTAATTCCAATTTGTATCATAAAATTTAGTGTAGCAAACTCTGAAATATAATATGCCAAGACAATTTTAACAATGTATTTATCTTAATGATTTacccagtctctgtgtgttgCAGCAGTAATAGCGGATGCCACCTCAAATGCATAGATGATCACCATCAGGAGGATGTACTACAGGTAAGACAGTTAAAACAAAAATATGTCTGAGTCATGAGTTTTCTGGCCAAACGTTCCAGCAGGCCAAACCAATGATGTTTTTCAGTCAAAAGGATAATATTAGAATGCCTTTAATAACATAAGTATTCATGCATAGAATGTTTTTAAAATATTATTGTTGGAGATGTAACAGGGGTACAGCAGAACGACTCACAGCTAGTAGGATATTTCTTTTGGACACAGCTATGGCGTGCATTCCAAAGATCGACGTGCAGAAAAGGGCAAACCCAGTGAAAAGGCCTATCCAGGCTCCCCTCCAGATGCTGTCATTTCCTGTGGCATACACCAAAACATACAATCCGCCTCGATCCGATATGAAGAAGATACACATGGCCATCAAGGCAATCCCACAGCACTGAAAACAGAggtaaaggggatacctagtcagttgttgAGACAAATATCAGAGGTAAAGTCACACTCACCATTTCATATTAGTCGAACTTACCGCAATGACCAAATTGCTCCAGATAAGCAAGGCCTTAAAGCAGCGGTCCTTGGTGTCCAAATCAGGTGTCATGTTTCTTCTCTGTATCAAAAGTAAAGCATAAATGCATAATGTGCGTAGACACAGTTATAAACTAAACCAGTCACTATAGTCAAGGTAGTGCCTTAAAAATGTTTAAATCTATCAATTTATTAATGACCAACAAGTAAATTCTATAAGTGCAAGACCAGACTGGACATAACCCAATGTGTTATGATGATTCAGGTGACACCGTGGCCGGTAAGTACACTGTAAATACAGGTGTGGATCAAATTTCCATGGTGTCAGATTGAGAGGTGGTGTTGTCAGGGAGACAGGAATCTGTGTGACAGCAGAATCTCATAAAGAAAATAGAACTAAAAATAAAATGACCAGTATGATTAATACCAGTCTACAACCTTCTTTCAAAAAGACTGAATACTAAATCTATAAGTCAGACAAAATCACTACTTTTCATACAAAACCCTATAATCCTTTAAGTCACAGTGTTGGTAGGGAACTGATCTGTGCCCTGTCATTGCAAACTACAATACAAGTGGAGGCCctactaaactaaactaaagcaTTGTCATGCAAGTTGCAAAAACGATTATGTTAAAACTGAGGTAAAATCTAGATCAACTCATAGACCTCTTGACCTTCATGAGTATCCCAGTATTATggtacacttagaaaaaagggttccaaaagggttctgcggctgtccACGTAAGAgaacctctgtggaaagggttctacatggaacccaaaatggttctacctgaaaccaaaacgggttcttcaaagggttctcctatggagacagccgaagaaccctttttggttctagatggCACCTTTTGTTTTTCTAAGATTGTATTTTAAATGACACTGAAACATGTCATATGTGTAGAAAATGTGAAACCAAACACAGATAAAGGCTTACCTCGGTAAACAGAGTGATCTGTGATACACATCCACAACCAAATAAAGAATGAATGCTCCCCACAACTGGTCTTTCATTGAAGTAACATGAGATTGTGAAACCTGTTCGGTTAGTTTTGAGTGTTTATTGTAAAAGCAAGACAATCCTGAGTCATTGCAAACAAAAGTGACCCAAGATACAACCTTGGAACAGACAGTTGATTCTCAACTTTAATGACTGTATTTTCGAATAAACCAAAACTTAATGGACCACCAAATTGGGAAACTGGTCCTAAGTGTTGTCATCGTTGCTAAATTTCATGTA encodes the following:
- the LOC121541941 gene encoding uroplakin-1b-like isoform X1, with amino-acid sequence MTPDLDTKDRCFKALLIWSNLVIACCGIALMAMCIFFISDRGGLYVLVYATGNDSIWRGAWIGLFTGFALFCTSIFGMHAIAVSKRNILLAYILLMVIIYAFEVASAITAATHRDWFVPNLFLKQMLQNYNKPLPYNLPSTQDQIDVINGITETWNRFMTESKCCGVYGPKDWVKYESYFRQQNTDADYPWPRQCCQQDAMGAISHLEACKIGVSPFLHAQGCYDYIAGPLIRHCFGVSWFGFAILCWTVSTECISSTSISIKCFFACNSIVFKQICTAETNVVALALRQCMHYSK
- the LOC121541941 gene encoding uroplakin-1b-like isoform X2, whose product is MTPDLDTKDRCFKALLIWSNLVIACCGIALMAMCIFFISDRGGLYVLVYATGNDSIWRGAWIGLFTGFALFCTSIFGMHAIAVSKRNILLAYILLMVIIYAFEVASAITAATHRDWFVPNLFLKQMLQNYNKPLPYNLPSTQDQIDVINGITETWNRFMTESKCCGVYGPKDWVKYESYFRQQNTDADYPWPRQCCQQDAMGAISHLEACKIGVSPFLHAQGCYDYIAGPLIRHCFGVSWFGFAILCWTFFVMVGVIFHYTQLDF